One Setaria viridis chromosome 7, Setaria_viridis_v4.0, whole genome shotgun sequence genomic region harbors:
- the LOC140223380 gene encoding protein MHF1 homolog gives MDMDMDIETLADDADVALARDSGGEAERYEAAEAEADLLRDRLRLAVISIATAEGKKAGMTVAEPVVACIADLAYKSAEQLAKDAELFAQHAGRKSIKMDDVILTAHRNEHLMGLLRTFAQELKGKEPASSERKRKKSSKKDERVIDV, from the exons ATGGACATGGATATGGACATTGAGACCCtcgccgacgacgccgacgtGGCGCTCGCCcgcgacagcggcggcgaggccgagcgttacgaggccgccgaggccgaggccgaccTCCTCCGtgaccgcctccgcctcgccgtcaTCAGCATCGCCACCGCCGAAG GGAAGAAGGCGGGAATGACGGTCGCCGAGCCGGTTGTTGCCTGCATCGCCGATTTGGCATACAAGAGCGCAG AGCAGCTGGCTAAGGATGCAGAGTTGTTTGCACAGCATGCTGGTCGCAAGTCCATCAAGATGGATGATGTCATACTCACAG CTCACAGGAATGAGCATCTTATGGGCCTTCTGCGGACCTTCGCTCAAGAACTGAAGGGAAAGGAGCCTGCAAGCAGCGAGAGGAAGCGAAAGAAGTCGTcgaagaaggatgagagggtAATAGACGTTTGA